Proteins from a single region of Syntrophales bacterium:
- a CDS encoding MBL fold metallo-hydrolase, which produces MIIRCWGARGSIPVSGSEYLKYGGDTTCIEIRTKSNDVILIDAGSGIRRLGNQLMAEGVNSFTMIFTHAHWDHLMGFPFFKPIYFPKISIAMYGCSYAQSSLKEIISRVMEPPHFPVNFEDIRADIVYHEACVEEFRTNSVTISTIPISHPNQGEGFKFEEDGKTFVFLTDNELMYKHPGGCDFEDYMAFSRGADLLIHDAEYTETEYLRTRAWGHSVYTDALNLALEAGVQRLGLFHHNQERSDDQVDAIVQDCRRLIKREGRKMDCFALHQNMEIKI; this is translated from the coding sequence ATGATCATCCGCTGCTGGGGGGCCCGGGGATCGATCCCCGTATCCGGGAGCGAGTATCTCAAGTACGGCGGGGATACAACCTGCATCGAAATCCGGACGAAGAGCAACGACGTCATCCTGATCGACGCCGGCTCCGGAATCCGGCGGCTGGGCAACCAGCTCATGGCCGAAGGCGTGAACTCCTTTACCATGATCTTCACCCATGCCCACTGGGACCATCTCATGGGCTTCCCCTTCTTCAAGCCCATCTATTTCCCGAAGATCTCCATCGCCATGTACGGCTGCTCCTATGCCCAGTCCTCCCTGAAGGAAATCATCTCCCGGGTCATGGAGCCTCCCCATTTTCCCGTCAATTTCGAAGACATCCGGGCGGATATCGTCTATCACGAAGCCTGCGTAGAGGAGTTCCGGACCAACTCCGTCACCATCAGTACCATCCCGATCAGCCATCCGAACCAGGGAGAGGGGTTCAAGTTCGAAGAGGACGGAAAAACTTTCGTCTTCCTGACGGACAACGAGCTCATGTACAAGCATCCGGGCGGGTGTGATTTCGAAGACTACATGGCATTCTCCCGGGGCGCGGACCTGCTGATCCACGACGCCGAGTACACGGAGACGGAATACCTCCGCACGCGGGCCTGGGGGCACTCGGTCTACACGGACGCCCTGAACCTGGCCCTGGAGGCGGGCGTGCAGCGTCTCGGCCTGTTCCACCACAACCAGGAGCGATCCGACGACCAGGTGGATGCCATCGTGCAGGACTGCCGCCGTCTCATCAAGCGGGAAGGACGCAAGATGGACTGCTTCGCCCTCCACCAGAACATGGAAATCAAGATTTAG
- a CDS encoding class II fructose-bisphosphate aldolase, which yields MPVIFEQMDSLHAASKGILSIEDDVRVLDERTLRDGLVDDLVYSAVFSGDERVREVCRWLIRRAGWALGIYSASIQPLYEAMGRREVSGFTVPAINIRTLTYHTAQAILQAAMKGKAGFVIFEIARSEIDYTKQRPAEYTAAVLAAAVKTGWKGPIFLQGDHFQVNAGRYAKDPDKELRGVKDLIWEAIEGGFYNIDIDTSTLVDLSKPTVREQQYLNYSLAAELTTMIRDLEPEGITISVGGEIGEVGGKNSTVEELNAYMEGFLEILKQQGENLKGISKMSVQTGTSHGGVPLPDGTVAQVKLDFETLKRLSEEARARWGLSGAVQHGASTLPNEAFDRFPATGTAEIHLATGFQNIVYDSPAFPASMKEKIYGYLKTEMAGERKASDTEEQFLYKTRKKGFGPFKRELWGLPDETLSALSRELENQFAFFFGKLNMHDTEHLVARYVQPVDAAMKKPAGL from the coding sequence ATGCCCGTGATTTTTGAGCAGATGGATTCGTTGCATGCCGCTTCGAAGGGAATCCTCTCGATCGAAGATGACGTCCGGGTTCTCGACGAGCGGACCCTGAGGGACGGCCTCGTGGACGACCTGGTTTATTCCGCCGTCTTCAGCGGAGACGAGAGAGTCCGGGAGGTCTGCCGCTGGCTGATCCGGCGCGCCGGATGGGCCCTCGGGATTTATTCCGCCTCCATCCAGCCGCTGTACGAGGCCATGGGAAGAAGGGAGGTGTCCGGTTTCACCGTGCCGGCCATCAATATCCGGACCCTCACGTACCACACGGCCCAGGCCATCCTCCAGGCCGCCATGAAGGGAAAGGCGGGTTTCGTCATCTTCGAGATCGCCCGCTCCGAGATCGACTACACGAAGCAGCGTCCCGCCGAGTACACGGCAGCCGTTCTCGCGGCGGCCGTCAAGACGGGATGGAAAGGCCCCATCTTTCTCCAGGGGGACCATTTCCAGGTGAACGCGGGCCGTTATGCCAAGGACCCCGACAAGGAACTGCGGGGCGTCAAGGACCTGATCTGGGAGGCCATCGAAGGAGGCTTCTACAACATCGACATCGACACCTCCACGCTGGTGGACCTTTCCAAGCCGACCGTGCGGGAGCAGCAGTACCTGAATTACAGCCTCGCGGCGGAGCTTACGACCATGATCCGCGACCTGGAGCCGGAGGGGATCACCATCTCCGTGGGAGGCGAGATCGGCGAGGTCGGCGGCAAGAACAGCACGGTGGAGGAGTTGAATGCCTACATGGAGGGGTTTTTGGAGATCCTGAAGCAGCAGGGCGAGAACCTCAAGGGGATCAGCAAGATGAGCGTCCAGACGGGAACGAGCCATGGCGGCGTGCCCCTTCCCGACGGAACCGTGGCCCAGGTGAAGCTGGATTTCGAGACGCTGAAGCGCCTGTCCGAGGAGGCCCGGGCCCGCTGGGGCCTCTCCGGGGCTGTGCAGCACGGCGCCTCCACCCTGCCCAACGAGGCCTTTGACCGCTTCCCCGCCACGGGAACGGCGGAGATCCACCTCGCCACGGGTTTTCAGAACATTGTTTACGACAGCCCGGCCTTCCCGGCCTCGATGAAGGAGAAAATCTACGGATACCTGAAAACGGAAATGGCGGGGGAGAGGAAAGCCAGCGACACGGAGGAGCAGTTCCTCTACAAGACCCGGAAGAAGGGGTTTGGTCCCTTCAAGCGGGAGCTGTGGGGGCTGCCGGATGAAACCCTGTCGGCCCTGAGCCGGGAACTGGAGAACCAGTTCGCCTTTTTCTTCGGCAAGCTGAACATGCACGACACGGAGCACCTCGTGGCCCGCTACGTTCAGCCCGTGGACGCCGCCATGAAGAAACCGGCCGGACTCTAA
- the lsrF gene encoding 3-hydroxy-5-phosphonooxypentane-2,4-dione thiolase has protein sequence MDWGMKNRLSRLIQPDGRCFFLPIDHGYFQGPTSCLEKPGETIAPLLPYCDALFVTRGVLRAAVDPAITTPIILRVSGGTSVIGADLANESITTSMEEILRLNVAAVGVSIFVGSEYERESLLNLAEMVNLCEDYGIPVMAVTAVGKELEKRDARYLALASRIAAELGARVVKTYWCEDFDRVTCGCPVPVVMAGGPKCETELEVMEFVHDGIKKGAIGLNLGRNVWQHPHPVAMMRSLRAIIHENYTAPEAHGLYREIVSAGRKKAPGTKTRKK, from the coding sequence ATGGACTGGGGCATGAAAAACCGCCTCTCCCGCCTGATCCAGCCGGACGGCCGCTGCTTCTTTCTTCCCATCGATCACGGGTATTTCCAGGGACCCACGTCCTGCCTGGAGAAGCCCGGCGAGACCATCGCGCCGCTCCTGCCGTACTGCGACGCCCTGTTTGTCACGCGGGGAGTCCTGCGGGCCGCCGTGGATCCGGCCATCACCACCCCCATCATCCTCCGCGTCTCCGGCGGCACCAGCGTCATCGGCGCCGATCTGGCCAACGAGTCCATCACCACCTCCATGGAGGAGATCCTCCGCCTGAACGTGGCCGCCGTGGGCGTCTCCATCTTCGTGGGCAGCGAGTACGAGCGGGAGTCCCTCCTGAACCTGGCGGAGATGGTCAACCTCTGCGAAGACTACGGGATTCCCGTCATGGCCGTAACCGCCGTGGGCAAGGAGCTGGAAAAGCGGGATGCCCGCTACCTGGCCCTGGCCTCCCGCATCGCCGCCGAGCTGGGCGCACGGGTGGTCAAGACCTACTGGTGCGAGGACTTCGACCGGGTGACCTGCGGCTGCCCCGTTCCAGTGGTCATGGCCGGAGGACCGAAGTGCGAGACCGAGCTGGAGGTGATGGAATTCGTTCACGACGGCATCAAGAAGGGCGCCATCGGCCTCAACCTGGGGCGGAACGTCTGGCAGCATCCCCACCCCGTGGCCATGATGCGATCGCTCCGGGCCATCATCCACGAAAATTACACGGCCCCCGAGGCCCACGGGCTCTACCGGGAGATCGTCTCCGCCGGCAGGAAGAAGGCGCCCGGGACGAAAACGCGGAAAAAGTAA
- a CDS encoding DUF2905 domain-containing protein, whose protein sequence is MADLSGIGKMLIVFGLVLAGVGLLFVLGGKGFLSWFGRLPGDFSWRGRNVHIHVPLATSLLVSLVLSLLWIFLNRK, encoded by the coding sequence ATGGCGGATCTTTCCGGCATCGGGAAAATGCTCATCGTCTTCGGCCTGGTCCTCGCAGGCGTCGGCCTTCTTTTCGTCCTGGGGGGAAAGGGATTCCTCTCCTGGTTCGGACGCCTGCCCGGGGATTTTTCCTGGCGGGGCCGGAACGTTCACATCCATGTCCCCCTGGCAACCAGCCTCCTGGTCAGCTTGGTCCTGAGTCTCCTTTGGATCTTCCTGAACCGGAAGTAA
- a CDS encoding zinc-dependent dehydrogenase codes for MRVAVYYRNRDVRVEERPVPAVGPGEILVKVLASGICGSDVMEWYRLRKAPLVLGHEIAGTVEEIGPGVTGWSPGDRVFVSHHIPCNTCRWCLRGCHTACETLHTTNYDPGGFVEYLRVPRLNVDRGVFPLPDEMSFAAGVMIEPLACVIRGQRLAGLQPGQSVLVLGSGISGILHIMLARALGAGRILATDVHNYRCEAALRFGAEAVADAREDLPDWVRRQNDGCLADTVIVCAGAPTAFEQALRCVDRGGVVLCFATTEPDFLLPVPLNEFWRNEIRILPSYGNSPLDARVAIDLIRLGRVPVEEMITHRLPLGDIQEGFRLVAEGGPSLKVVIEPHR; via the coding sequence ATGCGCGTCGCCGTCTACTACAGAAACCGGGACGTCCGGGTCGAGGAGCGGCCCGTGCCGGCCGTCGGCCCCGGCGAGATCCTCGTCAAGGTCCTGGCCAGCGGCATCTGCGGCAGCGACGTCATGGAGTGGTACCGGCTCCGCAAGGCCCCGCTCGTCCTGGGGCATGAGATCGCCGGGACCGTCGAGGAGATCGGCCCCGGGGTGACCGGCTGGAGCCCCGGCGACCGGGTTTTCGTCTCCCACCACATCCCCTGCAACACCTGCCGCTGGTGCCTCCGGGGCTGCCACACGGCCTGCGAGACCCTCCACACCACGAACTACGACCCGGGAGGCTTCGTCGAATACCTCCGGGTGCCCCGCCTGAACGTGGACCGGGGCGTCTTTCCCCTTCCGGACGAGATGAGCTTCGCCGCCGGCGTGATGATCGAGCCGCTGGCGTGCGTCATCCGGGGGCAGCGCCTCGCCGGCCTCCAGCCCGGACAGTCGGTCCTGGTCCTGGGGAGTGGCATCTCCGGCATCCTTCACATCATGCTGGCCCGGGCCCTCGGGGCGGGCCGGATCCTGGCGACGGACGTCCACAATTACCGGTGCGAGGCGGCGCTCCGCTTCGGCGCCGAGGCCGTCGCGGACGCCCGGGAGGACCTGCCGGACTGGGTCCGCCGCCAGAACGACGGCTGCCTGGCCGACACGGTCATCGTCTGCGCCGGCGCGCCAACCGCCTTCGAGCAGGCGCTCCGCTGCGTGGACCGGGGAGGGGTTGTTCTCTGCTTCGCCACCACGGAGCCGGATTTTCTGCTGCCGGTGCCCCTCAACGAGTTCTGGCGGAACGAGATCCGGATCCTTCCCTCCTACGGGAACAGCCCCCTGGACGCCCGGGTCGCCATCGATCTCATCCGCCTGGGACGCGTTCCCGTGGAGGAGATGATCACCCACAGGCTCCCGCTCGGGGACATCCAGGAGGGCTTCCGCCTCGTCGCCGAGGGTGGGCCGTCCCTGAAAGTCGTCATCGAACCCCATCGCTGA
- a CDS encoding nitroreductase family protein: protein MFKDLVVKNRSYRRFDESFAISRETLLELVDLARQTASAANKQPLRYILSSDPERNAVVFGHLAWAGYLPDWPGPEAGERPTGYVIMLGDRETAPEVAYDHGIAAQTILLGAVEKGLGGCMIASVSRAALRKALAIPERYEILLVIALGRPVETVVMDPIGPDGDVKYWRDGNRVHHVPKRHLEDIVLG, encoded by the coding sequence ATGTTCAAGGACCTGGTAGTGAAAAACCGGAGTTACCGGAGATTCGACGAATCCTTCGCCATCAGCCGGGAGACGCTCCTGGAGCTGGTGGACCTGGCCCGCCAGACGGCCTCGGCGGCCAACAAGCAACCCCTCCGGTACATCCTTTCCTCGGACCCGGAGAGAAATGCCGTCGTATTCGGGCACCTCGCCTGGGCCGGCTACCTGCCGGACTGGCCGGGACCGGAAGCCGGGGAACGCCCGACGGGATACGTCATCATGCTGGGCGACAGGGAAACCGCGCCGGAGGTGGCCTACGACCACGGCATCGCCGCCCAGACGATCCTCCTGGGGGCGGTGGAAAAGGGGCTGGGGGGCTGCATGATCGCCTCGGTGAGCCGGGCCGCCCTGCGGAAGGCCCTGGCCATCCCGGAGCGATACGAGATCCTGCTCGTCATCGCCCTGGGCAGGCCCGTGGAGACTGTCGTCATGGACCCGATCGGCCCGGATGGGGACGTGAAGTACTGGCGCGACGGCAACCGCGTCCATCACGTTCCCAAGCGCCACCTGGAAGACATCGTCCTGGGCTGA
- a CDS encoding SurA N-terminal domain-containing protein, producing MLELMRKHARSWIMKILLGIIVIVFVLYFGSLGGLQQTETIVTIDGKNLVYADFQREYQNMVEVYRQRLGNEVTDELIKDGRLKQQALDNLIHQTILLKKADEMNIRVSDEDMKNFIMSVPAFQRNGVFDDRLYKQALRYNKVTAEEFEGIQRRAMTIARLEDLVQGSAKVSDSEISDLYRLQNEKMNLAFVAISPADFEGRITPSEKDLESYLKEKGDRYRVAERIQLKVLAFPGKDYEDAVKPSDEDVRDYYDRHKSDFRKDGRQLSLEQVRDRIVAEKKRVEGMYMASDRAKKAHDTIYQDENFDGYAAQNRLNVQVTEFFAVSAPPAAFRGIKDFEKTVFNLKPKEVSPVLSNDRGYLLFQVAQRKPAYVPPLKEIEKEVRAGYVKEEARRKASGEAEALAGKLKAGATLDQVAKGWKIEETGFFAPTRAIPKIGESRDLTEAIWSLSAKKPHPEKAFAVGDRFILVEFKGKSTVDFTDFASRKEAVRNALLQMKQRTILQTWVEGMKTAMVKEGRLKIKKDVKDL from the coding sequence ATGCTGGAACTGATGAGAAAACATGCCAGGAGCTGGATCATGAAGATCCTCCTGGGAATCATCGTCATCGTCTTTGTCCTTTATTTCGGATCCCTCGGCGGCCTTCAGCAGACGGAGACGATCGTCACGATCGACGGAAAGAACCTCGTCTACGCCGACTTCCAGCGGGAGTACCAGAACATGGTGGAGGTCTACCGCCAGCGGCTCGGCAACGAGGTGACCGACGAGCTGATCAAGGACGGCAGGCTGAAGCAGCAGGCTCTGGACAATCTCATCCACCAGACGATTCTCCTCAAGAAGGCCGATGAGATGAACATCCGGGTATCCGACGAGGACATGAAGAACTTTATCATGTCCGTTCCCGCCTTCCAGCGGAACGGCGTTTTCGACGACCGCCTCTACAAGCAGGCCCTCCGGTACAACAAAGTCACCGCGGAAGAATTCGAGGGGATCCAGAGACGGGCCATGACCATCGCCCGCCTGGAGGACCTGGTCCAGGGATCGGCCAAGGTCTCGGACAGCGAAATCTCGGACCTCTACCGCCTCCAGAACGAAAAGATGAACCTGGCCTTCGTCGCGATCTCGCCGGCGGACTTCGAAGGCCGGATCACGCCCTCCGAGAAGGACCTGGAGAGCTACCTGAAAGAGAAAGGCGACCGGTATCGCGTGGCCGAGCGAATCCAGCTCAAGGTGCTGGCCTTCCCGGGAAAGGACTATGAAGACGCGGTGAAGCCCTCCGACGAGGACGTCCGCGACTACTATGACCGGCACAAATCCGATTTCCGCAAGGACGGCCGGCAGTTGTCCCTGGAGCAGGTGCGGGACCGGATCGTCGCGGAGAAGAAGCGCGTCGAGGGGATGTACATGGCCTCGGACCGCGCCAAGAAAGCCCACGACACCATCTACCAGGACGAGAATTTCGACGGCTATGCCGCCCAGAACCGCCTGAACGTCCAGGTGACGGAGTTCTTCGCCGTCTCCGCCCCGCCGGCCGCATTTCGCGGGATCAAGGACTTCGAAAAGACGGTCTTCAACCTGAAGCCCAAGGAGGTGAGCCCCGTTCTCTCGAACGACCGGGGGTATCTCCTCTTCCAGGTGGCACAGCGGAAGCCCGCCTACGTCCCCCCGCTCAAGGAGATCGAAAAGGAGGTCCGGGCCGGGTACGTCAAGGAGGAGGCACGCCGGAAAGCCTCCGGGGAGGCGGAAGCGCTGGCCGGCAAACTCAAGGCCGGAGCGACGCTCGACCAGGTCGCCAAGGGCTGGAAGATCGAGGAGACGGGCTTCTTCGCCCCCACCCGGGCCATTCCGAAAATCGGCGAATCCCGGGACCTGACGGAAGCCATCTGGTCACTTTCCGCCAAGAAGCCCCATCCGGAGAAAGCCTTCGCCGTGGGCGACCGGTTCATCCTGGTGGAGTTCAAGGGGAAAAGCACCGTCGATTTCACCGACTTCGCCTCCCGGAAGGAAGCCGTCCGGAACGCCCTCCTGCAGATGAAGCAGAGAACCATCCTCCAGACCTGGGTGGAGGGCATGAAGACGGCCATGGTGAAGGAAGGCCGGCTGAAGATCAAGAAAGACGTAAAGGATCTGTAA
- a CDS encoding class 1 fructose-bisphosphatase, with protein MGEGISDYTKFVVDLRRHMWMAGVEMELRRLIWQIAVTGKYISAKIHESNRKLAGLRNVYGEEQLALDRSADEILKNQLHHSGFVRQYASEEQEAIVEIGQGNGKYFVTADPLDGSSLVDTNLSIGTIIGIHRETFLTEGAHSMVAALYITYGPLITMVYSAGKGTHEFVLNREGEYVLSQENIRLNEQGSIYSLGGLRKEWTDGHRRFVEFLEDQGYKLRYSGGFVPDINQVLIKKGGVFTYPALKKNPRGKLRLLFELQPMAFIISQAGGMATDGHRDILSIPVEELDQCSPIYIGSSFEIRKAAEFLKQAS; from the coding sequence ATGGGAGAGGGCATTTCGGATTATACGAAGTTCGTCGTGGACCTGCGGCGCCACATGTGGATGGCCGGCGTGGAGATGGAACTGAGGCGTCTCATCTGGCAGATCGCCGTGACAGGGAAGTATATCTCCGCGAAAATTCATGAATCCAACCGCAAACTCGCGGGGCTCCGAAACGTGTACGGGGAGGAGCAGCTCGCCCTGGACCGGAGCGCCGACGAGATTCTGAAAAACCAGCTTCACCACTCGGGTTTCGTCCGCCAGTATGCCTCGGAGGAGCAGGAGGCTATCGTCGAGATCGGACAGGGAAACGGGAAATACTTCGTCACGGCGGATCCCCTGGATGGATCCTCCCTGGTGGATACAAACCTTTCCATCGGCACGATCATCGGCATTCACCGGGAGACGTTTCTCACGGAGGGAGCGCACTCCATGGTGGCGGCCCTTTACATCACCTATGGCCCCCTGATCACGATGGTCTATTCCGCCGGCAAGGGAACCCATGAGTTCGTCCTCAACCGGGAGGGGGAGTACGTCCTTTCCCAGGAAAACATCCGTCTCAACGAACAGGGATCGATCTACAGCCTGGGCGGTCTGCGCAAGGAATGGACGGACGGGCACCGGAGGTTCGTGGAGTTCCTCGAGGATCAGGGCTACAAGCTCCGGTACAGTGGAGGGTTCGTCCCCGATATCAACCAGGTGCTCATCAAGAAGGGGGGCGTCTTCACGTATCCCGCCCTGAAGAAGAATCCCCGCGGGAAACTGCGGCTCCTCTTCGAGCTTCAGCCCATGGCCTTCATCATCAGCCAGGCCGGAGGCATGGCGACCGACGGCCACCGCGACATCCTCTCGATTCCGGTGGAGGAGTTGGACCAGTGCTCCCCCATTTACATCGGGAGCTCCTTCGAGATTCGCAAGGCCGCGGAGTTTCTGAAGCAGGCATCCTGA
- the carB gene encoding carbamoyl-phosphate synthase large subunit — translation MPKRSDIQKVMIIGSGPIVIGQACEFDYSGTQACKALRKLGYEIVLVNSNPATIMTDPGMADVTYIEPLNAESMTEIIENERPDAILPNLGGQTGLNLTSELARRGVLEKYGVKVIGVQVDAIERGEDRIAFKETMNRLGIDMPRSEPAYTVEEAEKIAVQLGYPVVIRPAYTMGGTGGGLVYNLEELRTVAGRGISASLVGQILVEESVLGWEELELEVVRDARNRMITVCFIENVDAMGVHTGDSYCTAPMLTIAPELQARLQKYSYDIVEAIQVIGGTNIQFAHNPETGRVVVIEINPRTSRSSALASKATGFPIAFVSSLLAGGLTLDEIPYWREGTLDKYTPWGDYVVVKFARWDFEKFKGSVDRLGTQMRAVGEVMSIGKNYKEAFQKAIRSLEKGRYGLGFVKDFNQKSLEELMELLAEPSSERQFILYEALRKGATVEALARKTYIKAWFLSQMKGLVDLEEQILKYRGNPLPDELLAQAKKDGFADRYLAQILGVPEADIRRQRIGIGMPEAWHAVPVSGVENAAYYYSTYNASDEVPVSDRRKIMVLGGGPNRIGQGIEFDYCCVHTAFTLRDEGLESIMVNCNPETVSTDYDTSDKLYFEPLTVEDVLSIHEKEKPEGVIVQFGGQTPLNIAGELSKAGVKILGTSPETIDLAEDRDRFRQMMVKLGIPMPESGMASTIEEALLVANRIGYPLMVRPSYVLGGRGMEIVHDEDMLRQYVSAAVGVTPERPILIDKFLENAIEAEADAISDGTDAYVPAVMEHIELAGIHSGDSACVIPPISIPARHLDTIEEYTRKIAVEFNVVGLMNIQYAIADDTVYVLEANPRASRTVPLVSKVCGISMARLATQVMLGKKLSDLNLSTRRFPHFGVKEAVFPFNMFQEVDPVLGPEMRSTGEVLGLADSFGLAFYKAEEAAQQVLPDTGTVLITVEAQDKGGILQTARTFQDLGFRILATRGTHDFLSRQGIATEPILKMHEGRPNIVDAVKNGDIQLIINTPSGKMSAYDDSYIRKAAIKYRIPYITTTAAAAAAVKGIQAFRKGHGRARSLQSYHKDIQ, via the coding sequence ATGCCGAAGCGAAGCGACATCCAGAAAGTAATGATCATCGGCTCCGGCCCCATCGTCATCGGTCAGGCCTGCGAGTTCGACTACTCCGGCACCCAGGCGTGCAAGGCCCTTCGAAAGCTCGGGTACGAAATTGTACTCGTCAACTCCAATCCCGCCACCATCATGACGGATCCGGGAATGGCCGACGTGACGTACATCGAGCCGCTGAACGCCGAATCCATGACCGAAATCATCGAAAACGAGCGGCCCGACGCGATCCTTCCCAACCTGGGCGGACAGACCGGGCTGAATCTGACCTCCGAACTGGCCCGCCGGGGAGTCCTCGAAAAGTACGGGGTCAAGGTGATCGGCGTTCAGGTGGACGCCATCGAGCGGGGAGAGGACCGGATCGCCTTCAAGGAGACCATGAACCGGCTCGGCATCGACATGCCGCGGAGCGAGCCGGCCTACACCGTCGAGGAGGCGGAAAAGATCGCCGTCCAGCTCGGCTATCCCGTCGTCATCCGTCCCGCCTATACCATGGGCGGCACAGGCGGCGGCCTCGTGTACAACCTGGAGGAGCTCCGCACGGTGGCCGGCCGCGGCATCTCCGCCAGCCTGGTGGGCCAGATCCTCGTGGAGGAATCGGTCCTGGGCTGGGAGGAACTGGAGCTGGAGGTGGTGCGGGACGCCAGGAACCGGATGATCACGGTCTGCTTCATCGAAAACGTGGACGCCATGGGCGTCCACACGGGGGACTCCTACTGCACGGCCCCCATGCTCACCATCGCTCCCGAGCTCCAGGCCAGGCTCCAGAAGTACTCCTACGATATCGTCGAGGCCATCCAGGTCATCGGCGGCACGAACATCCAGTTCGCCCACAACCCCGAGACGGGCCGGGTCGTGGTGATCGAGATCAATCCCCGGACGTCCCGTTCTTCCGCCCTGGCCTCCAAGGCCACCGGCTTCCCCATCGCCTTCGTGTCCTCGCTCCTGGCGGGAGGGCTGACCCTCGACGAGATCCCGTACTGGCGCGAGGGGACCCTGGATAAGTACACCCCCTGGGGCGACTATGTCGTTGTCAAGTTCGCCCGCTGGGACTTCGAGAAATTCAAGGGATCCGTCGACCGGCTGGGCACCCAGATGCGGGCCGTGGGTGAGGTCATGAGCATCGGGAAGAACTACAAGGAGGCCTTCCAGAAGGCCATCCGTTCCCTGGAAAAGGGCCGGTACGGCCTGGGCTTCGTGAAGGATTTCAACCAGAAATCCCTCGAGGAACTGATGGAGCTCCTGGCGGAGCCCTCCAGCGAGCGCCAGTTCATCCTCTACGAGGCCCTGCGGAAGGGGGCGACGGTCGAAGCCCTCGCGCGGAAAACCTACATCAAGGCCTGGTTCCTCTCGCAGATGAAGGGGCTGGTCGACCTGGAAGAGCAGATCCTGAAATACAGGGGCAACCCCCTGCCGGACGAGCTCCTGGCGCAGGCCAAGAAAGACGGCTTCGCCGACCGCTACCTGGCGCAGATTCTCGGCGTGCCCGAGGCGGACATCCGCCGTCAGCGGATCGGCATCGGCATGCCCGAGGCCTGGCACGCCGTTCCCGTCAGCGGCGTGGAAAATGCCGCCTACTACTACTCGACCTACAACGCCTCCGACGAGGTCCCCGTCAGCGACCGGCGGAAGATCATGGTCCTCGGGGGGGGGCCGAACCGGATCGGCCAGGGGATCGAGTTCGATTACTGCTGCGTCCACACCGCCTTCACCCTCCGGGACGAAGGACTCGAATCCATCATGGTGAACTGCAACCCCGAGACGGTCTCCACGGACTACGACACATCCGACAAGCTTTACTTCGAGCCCCTGACGGTCGAGGATGTCCTGTCCATCCATGAAAAGGAGAAGCCCGAGGGGGTCATCGTCCAGTTCGGAGGGCAGACGCCCCTGAACATCGCCGGCGAGCTTTCGAAGGCCGGTGTGAAGATCCTCGGAACGTCGCCGGAGACGATCGACCTGGCGGAGGACCGGGACCGGTTCCGCCAGATGATGGTAAAGCTGGGCATTCCCATGCCCGAGTCCGGCATGGCCAGCACCATCGAAGAGGCCCTCCTTGTGGCGAACCGGATCGGCTACCCCCTGATGGTCCGGCCGTCCTACGTCCTGGGCGGAAGGGGCATGGAGATCGTCCATGACGAGGATATGCTCAGGCAGTATGTCTCCGCCGCCGTCGGCGTGACGCCGGAGCGCCCCATCCTCATCGACAAGTTCCTGGAGAACGCCATCGAGGCGGAGGCCGACGCCATCTCCGACGGGACCGACGCGTATGTCCCGGCCGTGATGGAGCACATCGAGCTGGCGGGAATCCATTCCGGCGACTCGGCCTGCGTTATCCCGCCCATCAGCATCCCCGCCCGCCACCTGGACACCATCGAGGAGTACACCCGCAAGATCGCCGTGGAGTTCAACGTGGTGGGGCTCATGAACATCCAGTACGCCATCGCAGACGACACCGTCTATGTCCTGGAGGCGAACCCCCGGGCATCCCGGACGGTGCCCCTCGTCTCGAAGGTGTGCGGCATCTCCATGGCCCGCCTGGCCACCCAGGTCATGCTGGGAAAGAAGCTTTCCGATCTGAACCTGTCGACCCGGCGGTTCCCCCATTTCGGCGTCAAGGAGGCCGTGTTCCCCTTCAACATGTTCCAGGAGGTGGACCCCGTCCTGGGGCCCGAGATGCGCTCCACCGGCGAGGTGCTGGGGCTGGCGGATTCCTTCGGGCTGGCCTTCTACAAGGCCGAAGAGGCGGCCCAGCAGGTCCTTCCCGATACCGGCACCGTCCTGATCACGGTGGAAGCGCAGGACAAGGGCGGCATCCTCCAGACGGCCCGGACGTTCCAGGACCTCGGGTTCCGGATCCTGGCCACGCGGGGAACCCACGATTTCCTGTCCCGCCAGGGGATCGCCACGGAGCCGATCCTGAAGATGCACGAGGGGCGCCCCAACATCGTGGACGCCGTCAAGAACGGGGACATCCAGCTCATCATCAACACGCCGAGCGGCAAGATGAGCGCCTACGACGACTCGTACATCCGGAAGGCCGCCATCAAGTACCGGATCCCCTACATCACCACCACGGCGGCCGCGGCGGCCGCGGTCAAGGGCATCCAGGCCTTCCGGAAAGGCCACGGACGGGCCCGCTCTCTGCAGAGTTACCACAAGGACATCCAGTAG